From Daucus carota subsp. sativus chromosome 6, DH1 v3.0, whole genome shotgun sequence, the proteins below share one genomic window:
- the LOC135147133 gene encoding uncharacterized protein LOC135147133, with the protein MSSRVMLPNGTLTSTSETLAESNSFQRTAAAGHSLFQEDVEFVGAELEGTEKAMQQAFKEGIVGEAGPLKRNIIPNIVAEENSDDTGTRMKEFNDANHWRVDQEVAVLE; encoded by the coding sequence ATGTCAAGCAGAGTGATGCTGCCAAATGGCACCTTAACATCGACAAGTGAAACATTAGCCGAATCCAATTCCTTCCAAAGGACTGCTGCTGCAGGTCACTCTTTGTTTCAAGAGGACGTTGAATTCGTAGGGGCTGAGTTAGAGGGTACAGAGAAAGCAATGCAACAGGCTTTCAAGGAGGGCATTGTTGGCGAGGCAGGGCCATTGAAGAGGAATATCATCCCAAATATTGTAGCCGAAGAGAATTCAGATGACACTGGAACAAGAATGAAGGAGTTTAATGATGCTAACCACTGGAGGGTTGATCAAGAGGTTGCAGTGTTGGAATAA
- the LOC108192937 gene encoding homeobox-leucine zipper protein REVOLUTA, translating to MDMAVSNRDSNGGSITKHLDNGKYVRYTAEQVEALERVYMECPKPSSLRRQQLIRECPRLANIEPKQIKVWFQNRRCREKQRKESSRLQTVNRKLSAMNKLLMEENDRLQKQVSQLVCENGYMRQTLQNVPTVTTDVSCESVVTAPQHSLRDANNPAGLLSVAEETLSEFLSKATGTAVDWVQMPGMKPGPDSVGIFAISHSCNGVAARACGLVSLEPAKIVEILKDRPAWSRDCRRLEVFSMLPSGNGGTIELVYTQMYAPTTLAPARDFWTLRYTTSLDNGSIVVCERSVSGSGAGPNAAASAQFVRGEMLPSGYLVRPCDGGGSIIHIVDHLNLEAWTVPEVLRPLYESSKVVAQKITIAALRYIRQVAQENNGEVIYGLGRQPAVLRTFSQRLSRGFNDAINGFSDDGWSVMNCEGSEDVIVAENSLKNLFSTSNQSHSISMVGGVLCAKASMLLQNVPPAVLVRFLREHRSEWADFSIDAYSAASLKGSSYAYPEMRPTRFTGSQIIMPLGQTIEHEEMLEVIRLEGYPLSQEDAFMSRDIHLLQLCSGVDESAVGACSELVFAPIDEMFPDDAPLLPSGFRIIPLDSKSGDVQDSLTTNRTLDLASSLEVGPGTNHNAGDSSTCYSMRSVLTIAFQFPYENHQADSVATMARQYVRTVVSSVQRVAMAISSSGTSPAAGPKLSSGAPEAQTLANWICQSHRYHLGTDLFSSDSVGGDTLLKNLWHHQDAILCCSLKSLPVFIFANQAGLDMLETTLVALQDITLDNIFNDTGRKALYSEFPKIMQQGFAYLPGGVCLSTMGRHVSYEQAIAWKVLAAEENTVHCLAFSFVNWSFV from the exons ATGGACATGGCTGTATCTAATAGGGATAGTAATGGTGGTAGTATTACTAAGCATTTGGATAATGGGAAATATGTTAGATACACAGCTGAGCAAGTTGAAGCTCTTGAAAGGGTTTATATGGAGTGTCCCAAGCCAAGCTCGTTGCGGCGCCAGCAGTTGATCCGGGAGTGTCCTAGATTAGCTAATATTGAACCAAAGCAGATCAAAGTTTGGTTTCAGAATCGAAG GTGTCGGGAGAAGCAGAGGAAAGAGTCTTCCCGACTCCAAACAGTCAATAGAAAATTAAGTGCTATGAACAAGCTACTGATGGAGGAAAATGATCGATTGCAGAAACAGGTTTCTCAGCTTGTATGTGAAAATGGATACATGCGgcaaacattgcaaaat GTACCAACGGTAACTACAGATGTCAGTTGTGAGTCTGTGGTCACTGCTCCGCAACATTCTCTTAGAGACGCAAACAATCCTGCTGG ACTCCTGTCTGTTGCAGAGGAGACCTTATCAGAGTTCCTTTCAAAGGCTACCGGAACTGCTGTCGATTGGGTCCAGATGCCTGGGATGAag CCTGGTCCGGATTCAGTTGGGATATTTGCTATTTCACATAGTTGCAATGGAGTGGCAGCTAGAGCCTGTGGTTTAGTAAGTTTAGAGCCTGCAAAG ATTGTGGAAATCCTCAAAGATCGTCCAGCATGGTCCCGTGACTGTCGGAGGCTTGAAGTATTCAGTATGTTACCGTCTGGGAACGGAGGAACAATTGAACTTGTATACACACAG ATGTATGCTCCGACCACACTGGCCCCTGCACGGGATTTTTGGACCCTCAGATACACCACAAGTTTAGATAATGGGAGCATCGTG GTTTGTGAAAGATCAGTTTCTGGGTCTGGCGCTGGCCCAAATGCAGCAGCTTCTGCTCAGTTCGTAAGGGGTGAAATGCTTCCGAGTGGTTATTTGGTTCGACCATGTGATGGTGGAGGATCAATAATTCATATAGTTGATCACCTGAATCTTGAG GCCTGGACTGTGCCAGAGGTACTGCGTCCACTTTATGAATCTTCAAAAGTGGTGGCACAGAAGATTACAATTGCT GCGTTGCGCTATATAAGGCAAGTAGCTCAGGAGAACAATGGTGAGGTGATATATGGTCTGGGTAGGCAACCAGCTGTCCTTCGGACTTTTAGCCAACGATTAAGCAG AGGATTCAATGATGCTATCAATGGGTTCAGTGATGATGGCTGGTCAGTGATGAATTGTGAAGGTTCTGAAGATGTGATTGTTGCAGAGAATTCACTGAAAAATCTATTCAGTACTTCTAATCAATCTCATTCGATCTCCATGGTCGGAGGTgttctctgtgcaaaagcatcTATGCTACTCCAG AATGTCCCTCCCGCGGTGCTAGTACGCTTTCTAAGAGAGCATCGATCAGAGTGGGCCGACTTTAGCATTGATGCATATTCTGCTGCTTCGCTAAAAGGTAGCTCATATGCATATCCTGAAATGAGGCCAACACGGTTTACAGGAAGCCAAATTATCATGCCTCTTGGTCAAACAATTGAACATGAAGAG ATGCTTGAAGTGATCCGGCTCGAAGGTTATCCTCTTAGTCAAGAAGATGCCTTTATGTCAAGGGACATCCATCTCTTACAG CTATGTAGCGGAGTCGATGAAAGTGCCGTGGGAGCCTGCTCTGAACTTGTTTTCGCTCCAATTGATGAAATGTTTCCTGATGATGCTCCCCTGCTACCTTCTGGTTTTCGCATCATTCCTCTTGATTCAAAATCA GGTGATGTGCAGGACAGTTTAACAACAAATCGCACGCTGGACCTGGCATCCAGTCTTGAAGTAGGTCCTGGAACTAACCATAATGCCGGTGACTCGTCAACGTGTTACAGTATGCGATCAGTGTTAACTATCGCATTTCAGTTTCCATATGAGAACCATCAAGCAGATAGTGTTGCTACAATGGCTCGGCAGTATGTCCGTACTGTGGTCTCATCTGTACAGAGGGTTGCCATGGCCATTTCTTCATCAGGTACGAGCCCAGCAGCAGGTCCAAAGCTATCTTCAGGTGCTCCAGAAGCTCAAACACTAGCCAACTGGATCTGCCAAAGCCATAG GTACCACTTGGGGACAGATTTGTTTAGTTCTGATTCTGTAGGCGGTGATACCTTGTTAAAGAATCTTTGGCATCATCAGGATGCTATTTTGTGCTGCTCGTTGAAG TCGTTGCCAGTCTTCATATTTGCTAATCAGGCAGGTCTGGACATGTTAGAGACCACCTTGGTGGCTTTACAAGACATCACTctagataatatatttaatgacACCGGTCGCAAGGCTTTGTATTCAGAATTTCCAAAGATTATGCAGCAG GGCTTTGCTTATTTGCCGGGTGGTGTCTGCTTGTCAACAATGGGACGCCATGTCTCATATGAACAAGCCATTGCTTGGAAGGTCCTTGCTGCAGAAGAAAATACCGTCCATTGCCTGGCCTTCTCCTTTGTGAACTGGTCTTTTGTGTga